In the Streptomyces sp. f51 genome, one interval contains:
- the folK gene encoding 2-amino-4-hydroxy-6-hydroxymethyldihydropteridine diphosphokinase, whose protein sequence is MTASFTEGQSDPTVQPVPASVVEQVDAADTTLSNPKRAVVSLGSNLGNRLENLQGAVDALEDTPGVRVKAVSPVYETEPWGVEPGSQPSYLNAVVVLRTTLPPSSLLERAHAVEEAFHRVRDERWGPRTIDVDIVAYAGVVSDDPVLTLPHPRAHERAFVLAPWHDVDPEAQLPGRGAVARLLDGITQEGVAARADLELRLPE, encoded by the coding sequence GCCGGTGCCCGCCTCCGTGGTCGAGCAGGTCGACGCCGCCGACACGACGCTGAGCAACCCCAAGCGCGCGGTGGTCTCCCTGGGCTCGAACCTGGGCAACCGCCTGGAGAACCTCCAAGGAGCCGTCGACGCCCTGGAGGACACCCCCGGCGTCCGGGTCAAGGCCGTCTCCCCCGTCTACGAGACCGAGCCCTGGGGCGTCGAACCGGGCAGCCAGCCCTCGTACTTGAACGCGGTCGTGGTGCTCAGGACCACTCTCCCGCCGTCCTCGCTCCTGGAGCGGGCCCACGCCGTCGAGGAGGCCTTCCACCGCGTACGGGACGAGCGCTGGGGCCCGCGCACCATCGACGTCGACATCGTGGCGTACGCCGGAGTCGTCTCGGACGACCCGGTGCTGACCCTGCCTCACCCGCGCGCCCACGAGCGGGCCTTCGTCCTCGCCCCCTGGCACGACGTGGACCCCGAGGCACAGCTCCCCGGCCGCGGCGCCGTCGCCCGCCTCCTCGACGGCATCACCCAGGAGGGTGTCGCGGCCCGCGCCGACCTGGAACTCCGGCTGCCCGAGTAG